In Deferribacter desulfuricans SSM1, the following are encoded in one genomic region:
- a CDS encoding Hsp70 family protein — translation MGSYTVGIDFGTTNSLIAIYRDKEQVEVINTDSGDKFLPSVVYFKNEKEVIVGNNAKAVEVIEPEFTISNVKRFLGSDKTYKIYDMEFLPEDIAYFIFKKLKTVFDEFAGSNNKVNAVVTVPAYFDHLQRESVRVAAEKAGFNVLLLVNEPTAAFIYYDNIYNLDKGNYFVFDLGGGTLDISLVESDEHFCKVLSSVGSTDIGGIDFDICLADYFVKQFLDKYDINLKEDKVAYQQLILQSERAKKELSNLKEINVVIPYITQTKNGVLHFKELITREQFKSISKNILKKIEQILNKFKEENEEYLKEVYNVLLVGGGSRLFLMEDFLNNHLKKAVRKNLNPEEAVVKGAALIAAMLSGKLEKKEFYDVTTHNLGVEDDEGNFEIIIKKNEIYPIKTSKVFTNSIDNIEEIVVHVLQDMAITTLNESISIKDNPDNFVSLGQFSMEIDKNLKAGDANLEIIFNIDSNGIISIKAKDLNRNIEKDFILKKTINNPNLETIDVL, via the coding sequence ATGGGAAGTTATACTGTAGGCATCGATTTTGGAACTACAAACTCTTTAATTGCAATTTATCGTGATAAAGAGCAAGTTGAAGTCATCAATACTGATAGTGGAGATAAGTTTTTACCATCAGTTGTGTACTTTAAAAATGAAAAAGAAGTTATTGTTGGTAATAACGCTAAAGCTGTTGAAGTTATTGAACCTGAATTTACCATATCAAATGTTAAAAGGTTTTTAGGTAGTGACAAAACATATAAAATTTATGATATGGAGTTTTTACCTGAAGATATTGCATATTTTATCTTTAAAAAGTTAAAAACTGTTTTTGATGAATTTGCTGGTTCAAACAATAAGGTTAACGCAGTTGTTACTGTTCCAGCATATTTCGATCATCTGCAGAGGGAGTCGGTTAGAGTTGCAGCTGAAAAAGCTGGTTTTAATGTTTTATTGTTAGTAAATGAACCTACAGCAGCTTTCATATATTACGATAATATATACAATCTTGATAAAGGAAATTATTTTGTATTTGATTTAGGAGGAGGAACATTAGATATAAGTTTAGTTGAATCTGATGAGCATTTTTGTAAGGTTTTATCATCTGTAGGTTCTACAGATATAGGTGGAATAGATTTTGATATTTGTCTAGCAGATTATTTTGTGAAACAGTTTTTAGATAAATATGATATTAATTTAAAAGAAGATAAAGTTGCTTATCAACAACTTATTTTACAATCTGAAAGGGCTAAAAAAGAACTGTCAAATTTAAAAGAAATTAATGTGGTGATACCTTACATAACGCAAACCAAAAATGGTGTTTTGCATTTTAAGGAACTTATTACTCGAGAACAGTTTAAATCTATTTCAAAAAACATATTGAAAAAAATTGAACAAATACTAAATAAATTTAAAGAAGAAAATGAGGAATATCTAAAAGAAGTTTATAATGTTCTGTTAGTAGGTGGTGGGTCAAGGTTATTTTTAATGGAAGATTTTTTGAATAATCACTTAAAGAAAGCGGTTAGAAAAAATTTAAATCCGGAAGAAGCTGTAGTTAAAGGAGCTGCTTTAATTGCTGCCATGTTATCTGGAAAACTAGAAAAAAAAGAGTTTTATGATGTGACTACCCATAATTTGGGTGTTGAGGATGATGAAGGAAATTTTGAAATTATTATTAAGAAAAATGAAATTTATCCGATAAAAACAAGTAAGGTATTTACAAACAGTATAGATAATATTGAGGAAATTGTTGTGCATGTTTTACAAGATATGGCTATAACAACATTAAATGAATCTATATCAATAAAAGACAATCCTGACAACTTTGTAAGTTTAGGTCAGTTTTCAATGGAAATTGATAAAAATTTAAAAGCAGGAGACGCAAACTTAGAGATAATTTTTAATATTGATAGTAATGGAATAATTTCTATTAAAGCAAAAGATTTAAATAGAAATATTGAAAAGGATTTTATTTTGAAAAAAACTATTAATAATCCGAATCTTGAAACAATTGATGTGTTATAA
- a CDS encoding methyl-accepting chemotaxis protein, whose amino-acid sequence MKKLAQPKDKRTGIIRKTNVKKTDDVTQKDAKKIAQEKAKARVLARQQQLAERIATATEQLSAAVEESLAAAEQLLKNMEQIAAGAEEASGACEEARSGTIQIDKSINVVVDKAENIITSIDDNQKMLTTAINSVQELINGINESVEAGEETVQIINELNSKSDEIGNIVQAVVRIADQTNLLALNAAIEAARAGEHGKGFAVVADEVRNLAEVSGKSANEIKDVVSSIQDFVKEIVKEINESGNIAQSMSKDGESVAVSLNELVTAFQEMINSGEKLKKVAEDLKVNSKKMLEMMEQVATASEQISAACEESRKAAEEQVKAFEEISIATNELAEMADDLKNSTDANKSSDELVAAAHQLSANIEEAAAAAEEMAEGISQIKEGAEIQADTVDDALEVTEKALESLKQAKNDAEELIKNIQESTSLLDENYKKIISLEEGLEKFTGINDNALKKIKDLEKYTKKIDKIVDSISVVTIQTNMLAVSGSIEAARAGEYGKGFSVVASDIRVLANESAENADKIKDMVKELQEQVSLSLYNVDKSTETAKNEVEKAKTTNGLLKNSSESLNALSDVAIEIEKLVEQSVTAMEQAKVGVEQIGSGAEESAQAVAEAASASEQQAKGLEELSNAIEEITSIAEEMQTDII is encoded by the coding sequence ATGAAAAAGTTGGCTCAGCCGAAAGATAAGAGAACTGGTATTATTAGAAAGACCAATGTGAAAAAAACTGATGATGTTACGCAAAAAGATGCTAAAAAAATTGCACAAGAAAAAGCTAAAGCAAGAGTATTAGCAAGGCAACAACAGTTAGCTGAAAGAATTGCAACTGCCACAGAACAGCTATCTGCAGCGGTTGAAGAATCACTTGCTGCAGCAGAACAACTATTAAAAAACATGGAGCAGATTGCAGCAGGCGCAGAAGAAGCAAGTGGTGCTTGTGAGGAAGCTAGGTCAGGCACCATTCAAATTGATAAATCAATTAATGTTGTAGTCGATAAAGCTGAAAATATAATAACAAGTATAGATGATAATCAAAAAATGCTTACAACTGCAATAAATAGCGTTCAAGAACTAATTAACGGAATTAATGAAAGTGTTGAAGCAGGGGAGGAAACTGTTCAAATCATAAATGAGTTAAACAGTAAATCAGATGAAATTGGTAATATTGTTCAAGCAGTTGTTAGAATTGCTGATCAAACAAATTTGCTGGCATTAAATGCTGCAATAGAGGCTGCAAGAGCTGGTGAGCATGGTAAAGGTTTTGCTGTTGTGGCGGATGAGGTGAGAAATTTGGCTGAAGTATCTGGTAAAAGTGCAAATGAAATAAAGGATGTCGTTAGTAGTATACAAGATTTTGTAAAAGAGATTGTTAAGGAAATTAATGAATCTGGAAATATTGCACAATCAATGTCAAAGGATGGTGAGTCTGTTGCAGTTTCATTAAATGAATTAGTAACTGCATTTCAAGAAATGATTAATTCTGGTGAGAAATTAAAAAAGGTTGCCGAGGACTTAAAGGTTAATTCTAAAAAAATGTTAGAGATGATGGAGCAGGTTGCAACTGCTTCAGAGCAAATCTCTGCAGCATGTGAGGAATCAAGAAAAGCAGCAGAAGAGCAGGTAAAAGCTTTTGAAGAGATTTCTATTGCAACAAATGAATTAGCAGAGATGGCTGATGATTTAAAAAACTCTACAGATGCAAATAAATCATCTGATGAGCTTGTTGCAGCTGCTCATCAATTGTCTGCAAATATAGAAGAGGCTGCGGCTGCTGCAGAAGAAATGGCAGAAGGTATTAGTCAAATTAAAGAAGGTGCTGAAATTCAAGCAGATACTGTAGATGATGCCTTAGAAGTTACGGAAAAAGCTTTAGAAAGTCTAAAACAAGCAAAAAATGATGCGGAGGAGTTAATAAAAAATATTCAAGAAAGCACATCATTATTAGATGAAAATTATAAAAAAATAATTAGTTTAGAGGAAGGATTAGAGAAATTTACAGGTATTAATGATAACGCATTAAAGAAGATAAAAGATTTAGAAAAGTATACTAAAAAAATTGATAAAATAGTTGATTCGATTTCTGTTGTAACAATTCAAACAAATATGTTAGCCGTAAGTGGTTCTATAGAAGCTGCAAGAGCAGGTGAGTATGGAAAGGGTTTCTCTGTTGTCGCTAGCGATATAAGAGTGTTAGCTAATGAGTCTGCAGAGAATGCTGATAAAATTAAAGATATGGTGAAAGAATTACAAGAGCAAGTTTCTTTGAGCTTATACAATGTTGACAAGTCAACAGAAACTGCTAAAAATGAGGTCGAAAAAGCAAAAACTACTAATGGATTATTAAAAAATAGTTCAGAATCCTTAAATGCTCTATCAGATGTTGCTATTGAAATTGAAAAATTAGTTGAACAATCTGTAACTGCAATGGAACAAGCTAAAGTGGGTGTAGAGCAAATTGGTTCTGGTGCTGAAGAATCAGCTCAAGCTGTTGCCGAAGCAGCTTCAGCTTCAGAACAGCAAGCTAAGGGGCTTGAAGAATTATCTAATGCAATAGAGGAAATAACAAGTATAGCTGAAGAAATGCAAACAGATATTATTTAA